A genome region from Ptiloglossa arizonensis isolate GNS036 chromosome 4, iyPtiAriz1_principal, whole genome shotgun sequence includes the following:
- the LOC143145300 gene encoding isoaspartyl peptidase/L-asparaginase-like: MQNKKYCFYKQQNNSSNNILKKLHKKIGAGECKCYEDNFPCIIVHGGAGNFSDFIDIEKMTGCKKAAINGYQKLIDGESSVNAVETALWWLECDEFFNCSYGSVLNELGISITLFMYMINVV, encoded by the coding sequence AtgcaaaacaaaaaatattgtttttataaacaacaaaataattcatccaataatatattaaagaaactACATAAAAaaattggagcaggagaatgcAAATGTTATGAAGATAACTTTCCATGTATAATTGTGCATGGTGGTGCAGGAAATTTTAGTGATTTTATAGACATAGAGAAAATGACAGGTTGCAAAAAAGCTGCCATTAATGGATATCAAAAATTAATAGATGGTGAAAGCTCAGTGAATGCTGTAGAGACTGCTTTATGGTGGCTAGAATgtgatgaattttttaattgtagTTACGGATCTGTGTTAAATGAATTAGGTATTTCTATTACATTATTCATGTATATGATAAATGTAGTATAA
- the Taf1b gene encoding TATA box-binding protein-associated factor RNA polymerase I subunit B: MQRCRVCNGTDFYKEAGYFFCETCQTQNEEIREEVLELHVDNFTRLRKTRIKQLKSDKSGEELGWTSWELYNFVLIGLSNELIELGAPSDIKLTVLQLWTAYLGKLEVAFISAKKKSVPKLARRYNKRDAEIIYGKVEIQKKRKRIRTGSSTNTSMISSYQSEGSSMRELSKNKRLLATADYNRFLHSQGSSEGDGPSLFNQSVYSIRSSSMKSSDEGKVQFSSHAKTETKKIKRLSKNIPRHKRAKYRKNHISTQYKIGPHIITPMRLWAIIYLALRIHHHPIQLGDMLRYGREGHLSYYKLDHLLPPEVSLNKKERNFLSQNVEITHKGMRRIIASIAKLLGVWDIVCPDFLPLISRYCQELGLPKGIQLYTERLIALSPPKMTFDAKKSYIPNYEGRAIAFIIVVLKTLLALDDITEYQVSRIAEKINSVATERSLPKRKLFSFQEWQRYIECRKTILTHLHFPTKMKYSPDAHGIDDLYIKFLDFITSKADKKEPDIQNSKHFLPEELISAMTKYITSLNFNDSPPKAIDIFPPSLTPLHSYLEHMLDHTFYDIPTVVRNDFFSTEVSYMTKPDTLIELATECDITLEIIDSNLHFFEKIVPPFEQPKMPSIEELKQFVEVEDDLTDQQMPGSENLNDYIHRKLPCKVKFDVTKEQYYDSVRSSMKNLENIDLGSDLKFSETLPNGKLAIFNDDDSEDEEKDTDLFNSINRESILLGNKFCKKYNLRLSFAEKESNSKSDVIKAIRLKKRKIQLARNDKGQFVKGSTVPVNGIVDDKDFLSKTDFSFHTSTQISLAEETRTDIRKITKDESHLYKSIDINDTTFDDSDIESDFSNLDDYFNLSEISLFSDHNDIVASETSKKANIANDKDQFFRPFKHYWMHHCIFSRVKPKNFAVFERTLPRNFRWLLNECALVVEMSTKDLYEEVCLIETYHAHITKSSNSKSGDRSSTDRISRNQIKRILNMW; encoded by the exons ATGCAAAGGTGTAGAGTTTGCAATGGTACTGATTTTTATAAGGAAGCTGGGTATTTTTTCTGTGAAACGTGTCAAACACAAAATGAG GAAATCAGGGAAGAGGTCCTCGAATTACATGTAGATAATTTTACCAGATTACGAAAAACGagaattaaacaattaaaaTCTGACAAATCAG GTGAAGAGCTTGGATGGACTTCGTGGGAACTATATAACTTTGTTCTCATTGGATTGTCAAATGAACTCATCGAATTAGGAGCTCCGTCCGATATAAAACTAACAGTATTACAATTATGGACAGCTTATTTAGGAAAGTTAGAAGTTGCATTTATTTCAGCAAAGAAAAAATCTGTGCCAAAATTGGCTAGAAGATATAACAAAAG GGATGCTGAAATTATTTATGGTAAAGTGGAGatacaaaaaaagagaaagcgTATAAGAACTGGTAGCAGTACAAATACTTCTATGATATCTAGTTATCAAAGTGAGGGTAGCTCTATGCGAGAACTAAGTAAAAACAAG aGACTTTTAGCAACTGCAGATTATAATAGATTTCTTCACTCTCAAGGTAGTTCTGAAGGTGATGGGCCCAGTCTGTTTAATCAAAGTGTATATAGCATTAGATCAAGCTCGATGAAATCTTCAGACGAGggaaa AGTGCAATTCAGCTCTCATGCtaaaacagaaacgaagaaaataaagagaCTATCTAAAAATATACCTAGACACAAGAGAGCCAAGTACAGAAAGAACCATATAAGTACTCAATACAAAATAGGACCGCATATAATTACACCAATGAGATTGTGGGCAATTATATATTTAGCACTTAGAATTCATCATCATCCCATACAATTAGGAGATATGTTGAG ATATGGAAGAGAAGGACATTTATCTTACTACAAATTAGATCACTTATTACCGCCAGAAGTAAGTTTgaacaaaaaggaaagaaattttttatcacAAAATGTTGAAATTACACATAAAGGAATGAGGCGAATTATTGCAAGTATTGCAAAACTTCTGGGTGTATGGGATATAGTTTGCCCAGACTTTTTACCTCTAATAAGTCGATATTGCCAAGAATTAGGATTGCCAA aaGGTATTCAATTATATACGGAAAGACTAATAGCTCTATCACCTCCTAAAATGACATTTGACGCAAAGAAGTCATACATTCCAAACTATGAAGGTCGTGCAATAGCATTTATCATTGTAGTGTTGAAAACTTTACTCGCTCTAGATGATATAACTGAATATCAAGTTAGCAGAATAGCAGAGAAGATCAATAG CGTGGCTACTGAACGGAGCTTACCGAAGAGAAAACTGTTCAGTTTCCAAGAGTGGCAAAGGTATATCGAATGTAGGAAAACCATTTTAACGCATTTGCATTTTCCAACCAAGATGAAGTATAGTCCAGACGCACATGGAATCGATGATTTATACATAAAGTTTTTAGACTTTATAACTTCTAAGGCGGACAAAAAGGAACCAGATATACAAAATTCTAAACACTTTTTACCGGAAGAACTCATTAGCGCTATGACAAAATACATTACTAGTTTAAATTTCAATGATTCACCACCAAAGGCAATAGATATATTTCCACCATCTTTAACACCTCTTCATTCGTACCTTGAACATATGTTGGATCACACATTTTATGATATTCCTACTGTCGtgagaaacgattttttttctaCAGAAGTTAGTTACATGACAAAACCTGATAC tCTCATAGAATTAGCAACGGAGTGTGATATTACTCTCGAGATAATCGAttcgaatttacattttttcgaAAAGATTGTACCTCCTTTTGAACAACCTAAAATGCCAAGTATAGAAGAACTGAAGCAATTCGTGGAGGTAGAGGATGATCTTACGGACCAACAAATGCCAGGAAGTGAAAATCTAAACGATTATATTCATAGGAAACTACCGTGTAAAGTAAAATTTGATGTTACCAAAGAACAGTATTACGACAGTGTTAGAAGTTCAATGAAGAATCTTGAAAATATTGACTTGGGAAGTGATTTAAAATTTTCTGAAACTTTACCAAATGGTAAATTAGCAATTTTCAATGATGACGATAGCGAAGACGAGGAAAAAGATACAGATCTTTTTAATAGTATTAATCGAGAAAGCATACTactaggaaacaaattttgtaaaaaatataatttacgctTATCGTTCGCAGAAAAAGAATCCAATAGTAAATCAGATGTAATTAAAGCGATACGTTTGAAAAAACGCAAGATTcaactcgcgcgaaacgataaagGTCAATTCGTTAAAGGAAGTACCGTGCCTGTAAATGGTATCGTTGATGACAAGGATTTTCTTTCCAAAACTGATTTCAGTTTTCATACAAGTACGCAAATAAGTCTGGCGGAAGAGACGCGTACCGATATTAGAAAAATTACGAAAGACGAATCACACCTGTACAAGAGTATAGACATTAACGATACAACATTTGACGATTCAGATATCGAAAGTgatttttcgaatctggacgattattttaatttaagcgaaatttcattattttccgaTCATAATGACATTGTTGCGTCGGAAACAAGTAAGAAAGCAAATATAGCCAATGACAAAGATCAATTTTTCAGACCCTTTAAACATTATTGGATGCATCATTGCATCTTTAGTCGcgtgaaaccgaaaaatttcgcgGTATTTGAAAGGACGCTACCGAGAAATTTTCGTTGGCTGTTAAACGAATGCGCACTTGTCGTGGAAATGTCCACAAAAGACCTTTACGAAGAAGTATGTTTAATAGAAACTTATCACGCGCATATTACAAAATCTTCTAATTCCAAAAGCGGCGATCGTAGCA
- the LOC143145299 gene encoding uncharacterized protein LOC143145299: MDASIMDGLTFKCGSVAAVSNIEHPITLAKYILNNFPNSIFVGEGAKNLAKYADLNWISDGYMESPMARLAHHSENEKYETDADNKSLLGVDMLTNSLGTVGCVAFDGHSIAAGTTTGGLNKKLVGRVGDTPILGCGTYSIQNEKKPCTSIFHICQTNLRNPVVGLCFNRTVVGHHISLLIKCHTQ, encoded by the exons ATGGATGCAAGTATAATGGATGGTTTAACGTTCAAGTGTGGATCAGTAGCGGCAGTTTCAAACATAGAGCATCCTATAACACtcgcaaaatatattttaaacaattttccaaattccaTTTTCGTAGGTGAAGGTGCTAAAAATTTAGCAAAATATGCAGATTTAAATTGGATATCAGACGGGTATATGGAATCACCAATGGCGCGTTTAGCTCATCATTCAGAAAATGAGAAATATGAAACAGATGCAGACAATAAAAGTCTATTGGGTGTCGACATGTTAACTA ATAGTTTAGGTACTGTCGGTTGTGTAGCATTTGACGGGCACAGTATTGCTGCTGGAACCACGACAGGTGGTTTGAACAAAAAGTTAGTAGGAAGAGTGGGAGATACACCAATATTGGGCTGTGGCACATATAGCATCCAAAAT GAGAAGAAGCCCTGTACAAGCATTTTTCACATATGTCAGACAAATTTAAGAAATCCGGTGGTGGGATTGTGCTTCAATCGAACGGTCGTTGGGCATCATATTTCACTACTAATAAAATGCCATACGCAGTAA